A genome region from Primulina eburnea isolate SZY01 chromosome 9, ASM2296580v1, whole genome shotgun sequence includes the following:
- the LOC140841775 gene encoding uncharacterized protein, protein MEKINCGTVAEITMIKQSVLMCGEAWLVALLVSALVKSQLLGLSQECMKLLENQPKLRGDGEGDEVVDAGDKDTDEDEDGEGEGDDDDDEDDERIPDPNGNKSGPTKGHGGGPPSGAQENGEDEDDEPEDGGDPDEDDDDDGDDDEDDDEDAEDGGDEEGVVEEEDDKEDEDDDEDEEEEDLQPPKKRKK, encoded by the exons ATGGAGAAGATTAACTGCGGTACAGTGGCCGAGATAACTATGATTAAGCAGAGCGTGCTAATGTGTGGTGAAGCGTGGTTGGTGGCTTTGCTGGTTTCTGCCCTGGTTAAATCTCAGCTTTTAGGCCTTAGTCAG GAATGCATGAAGCTATTGGAAAACCAACCTAAGCTGAGAGGAGATGGTGAAGGTGATGAGGTAGTCGATGCTGGGGACAAGGATActgatgaagacgaagatgGTGAAGGTGAAGGTGATGACGACGACGATGAGGATGATGAAAGAATCCCTGACCCTAACGGCAACAAAAGTGGCCCCACAAAGGGTCACGGAGGAGGGCCACCTAGCGGAGCTCAGGAAAATGGTGAAGATGAAGACGATGAACCGGAGGATGGAGGCGATCCCGATGAGGATGATGATGACGACGGCGATGATGATGAAGATGACGATGAAGATGCAGAAGACGGTGGTGATGAGGAAGGAGTCGTTGAGGAAGAAGATGATAAAGAGGATGAGGACGACGATGAAGACGAGGAGGAGGAAGACCTCCAACCACCTAAGAAGAGGAAGAAGTAA